One Streptomyces sp. ML-6 genomic region harbors:
- a CDS encoding S8 family serine peptidase, protein MTSTSSSASGRARPVRAGRRALLVATSVALVSGALLPVTGSASAADRPGATGRQAAAPVKEYDITLLTGDVVHYTDGVGNQDTVTVDRPDGAVGGVRVQQAGDDLYVLPDEAGALLAAGKLDRRLFNVRVLAEMGYDDRRSDGIPLIATYPASRSRSLPAAPRGAERTRTLASIHGAALKADKDTARSFWNDISRTPKARSLDNGIAELWLDGRAEAVLKDSVPQVNAPQAWAAGYDGKGTKVAVLDTGIDATHPDVKDRVLEARSFVPGEEVVDKHGHGTHVASTIAGSGAASGGANKGVAPGAGLLVGKVLGDEGSGADSGIIEAMEWAKAEGADVVSMSLGSPVPDDGSDPMSRAVDALSADGGPLFVIAAGNAYGAGTIGAPGSAEKALTVAAVDKRDNRADFSSMGPLVRSHGLKPDLSAPGVDIGAAASQAVPGAEGMYRSMSGTSMATPHVAGAAAILKQRHPDWSGQRIKDALMSSSKRLDAYSPYEQGTGRLDVKAAIDTTIEATGSVAVATYDWPHSPSDPAAERTITYRNTGTKDVTLDLATDTDAEAYTLSTKKLTVPAGSTADAVLSLDPSKVANDTQFSGQVLARDEAGTVVAHTGFALTKEEERYDLTLRLRDRAGKPMDGTVVLGALGDPQIQPVAVSGETTLRLPPGNYTAWTAADVAGDRADSKALAFLAAPEIILDGPDTVTLDASKARKVSVRTPKETETRQLRYDMARTAPDGTVQRDAYQIPLTYDQLWASPTKKVTQGSFSFLTRWRQGEKLIDLTVGGRDVPVAVQGGSPVAESGVQKLRAVFAGNGAAADYRELDVRGRAVVVRRSDAVAPADRLAAAVEAGAGALFVVNDGDGVLMESYTPYGTEAAIPVASVRRLDGERLIETARHGAKLTIEQRKFARYVYDLVDRHDGVVPDRSLEFAPAARRLAKVENTFYGHKDVLGGGYRYDIPDYGPGIGFEEYEKFPGTREEWVTPLPGASFWYENHSVLNAEQNGFAQEMRSGELDYTAGRTYPAQWFAPVVRPRLGTGYWGPFRSVYNDIQFNLTPWTDSGAGHSGAMPEDEYDTTSTAFYQGDTLIKKVAGRAGFAWDVAPERLPYRLVLDSTRDGEVWKTSTRTHTEWNFVSGALDENGPFQADIPMLQLDYAVDTDLAGDVKAGRWTEVGLSSGTQEWLDGAVKATKASLSVSYDDGRTWEAAQLRKDAAGSWTARFKTPKKAGGFVSLRAHAEAADGLAVDQEIIRAFGLK, encoded by the coding sequence ATGACTTCCACTTCCTCCTCCGCATCCGGCCGGGCGAGACCCGTCCGCGCCGGGCGCCGGGCCCTCCTGGTGGCGACCTCGGTCGCCCTGGTGAGCGGCGCGCTGCTCCCCGTGACGGGCTCCGCCTCCGCCGCGGACCGGCCCGGGGCGACCGGCCGCCAGGCCGCCGCCCCCGTCAAGGAGTACGACATCACCCTGCTCACGGGCGACGTCGTGCACTACACGGACGGCGTCGGCAACCAGGACACCGTCACCGTCGACCGCCCCGACGGCGCGGTCGGCGGCGTGCGCGTCCAGCAGGCGGGCGACGACCTCTACGTCCTGCCCGACGAGGCCGGGGCGCTGCTCGCGGCGGGCAAGCTGGACCGCCGGCTGTTCAACGTCCGGGTCCTCGCCGAGATGGGGTACGACGACCGGCGCTCGGACGGCATCCCGCTCATCGCCACCTACCCGGCGAGCCGGAGCCGTTCGCTGCCCGCCGCCCCGCGCGGCGCCGAGCGGACCCGCACCCTGGCCAGCATCCACGGCGCCGCGCTGAAGGCGGACAAGGACACCGCCCGGTCCTTCTGGAACGACATATCCCGTACCCCGAAGGCCCGTTCGCTCGACAACGGCATCGCCGAACTCTGGCTCGACGGCCGGGCGGAGGCCGTCCTCAAGGACTCCGTCCCGCAGGTGAACGCCCCGCAGGCCTGGGCCGCCGGCTACGACGGCAAGGGCACCAAGGTCGCCGTCCTGGACACCGGCATCGACGCCACCCACCCGGACGTCAAGGACCGCGTCCTGGAGGCCAGGAGCTTCGTCCCGGGCGAGGAGGTCGTCGACAAGCACGGCCACGGCACGCACGTCGCCTCCACGATCGCGGGCTCCGGCGCGGCCTCCGGCGGTGCCAACAAGGGGGTGGCCCCGGGTGCCGGCCTGCTCGTCGGCAAGGTGCTGGGCGACGAGGGCTCCGGCGCGGACTCCGGCATCATCGAGGCCATGGAGTGGGCGAAGGCCGAAGGCGCCGACGTGGTCTCCATGAGCCTGGGCTCCCCCGTCCCGGACGACGGCTCCGACCCGATGTCGCGGGCCGTCGACGCGCTCTCCGCCGACGGCGGCCCGCTGTTCGTGATCGCCGCGGGCAACGCCTACGGCGCGGGCACGATCGGCGCGCCCGGCTCGGCGGAGAAGGCGCTCACCGTCGCGGCCGTCGACAAGCGGGACAACCGCGCGGACTTCTCCTCGATGGGCCCCCTGGTGCGCTCCCACGGCCTGAAGCCGGACCTCTCCGCGCCGGGCGTGGACATCGGGGCCGCGGCCTCGCAGGCGGTCCCGGGCGCCGAGGGGATGTACCGGTCGATGTCCGGCACGTCGATGGCCACGCCCCATGTCGCGGGCGCGGCGGCCATCCTGAAGCAGCGTCACCCCGACTGGTCCGGCCAGCGGATCAAGGACGCGCTGATGAGCTCGTCGAAGCGGCTCGACGCGTACAGCCCGTACGAGCAGGGCACCGGACGGCTCGACGTGAAGGCGGCGATCGACACCACGATCGAGGCCACCGGTTCCGTCGCGGTCGCCACCTACGACTGGCCGCACTCCCCGTCCGACCCGGCCGCCGAGCGGACCATCACCTACCGCAACACCGGTACGAAGGACGTCACGCTCGACCTGGCGACGGACACCGATGCCGAGGCCTACACCCTGTCCACGAAGAAGCTGACCGTGCCGGCCGGCTCCACCGCCGATGCGGTGCTCTCGCTGGACCCGTCGAAGGTCGCGAACGACACGCAGTTCTCCGGCCAGGTCCTCGCCAGGGACGAGGCGGGCACCGTCGTCGCCCACACCGGCTTCGCCCTGACCAAGGAGGAGGAGCGGTACGACCTGACGCTCAGGCTCCGCGACCGGGCCGGAAAGCCGATGGACGGCACCGTCGTCCTGGGCGCGCTGGGCGACCCGCAGATCCAGCCCGTCGCGGTGTCCGGCGAGACCACGCTGCGGCTGCCGCCGGGCAACTACACCGCCTGGACCGCCGCGGACGTCGCCGGTGACCGCGCCGACTCGAAGGCGCTGGCCTTCCTCGCGGCCCCCGAGATCATCCTCGACGGGCCGGACACCGTCACCCTCGACGCCTCGAAGGCCCGCAAGGTGAGCGTGCGCACGCCCAAGGAGACCGAGACCCGGCAGCTGCGGTACGACATGGCACGCACCGCCCCGGACGGCACCGTCCAGCGCGACGCGTACCAGATCCCGCTGACGTACGACCAGCTGTGGGCGAGCCCCACGAAGAAGGTCACCCAGGGCAGCTTCTCCTTCCTGACCCGCTGGCGGCAGGGCGAGAAGCTGATCGACCTGACGGTCGGCGGCCGTGACGTGCCGGTCGCCGTGCAGGGCGGTTCGCCCGTCGCGGAGAGCGGTGTGCAGAAGCTGCGGGCGGTCTTCGCGGGCAACGGCGCCGCGGCCGACTACCGGGAGCTGGACGTCAGGGGCCGGGCGGTCGTCGTCCGCCGCAGCGACGCGGTCGCCCCCGCCGACCGGCTCGCGGCCGCCGTCGAGGCGGGCGCCGGTGCGCTGTTCGTCGTCAACGACGGCGACGGCGTCCTGATGGAGAGCTACACCCCCTACGGCACCGAGGCCGCCATCCCGGTCGCCTCGGTCCGGCGGCTGGACGGGGAGAGGCTGATCGAGACCGCCCGGCACGGCGCGAAGCTGACGATCGAGCAGCGGAAGTTCGCCCGCTACGTGTACGACCTGGTCGACCGGCACGACGGCGTCGTCCCGGACCGCTCGCTGGAGTTCGCCCCGGCCGCCCGCCGGCTGGCGAAGGTGGAGAACACCTTCTACGGCCACAAGGACGTGCTCGGCGGCGGCTACCGCTACGACATCCCGGACTACGGCCCGGGGATCGGCTTCGAGGAGTACGAGAAGTTCCCCGGCACCCGCGAGGAGTGGGTCACCCCGCTGCCCGGCGCCTCCTTCTGGTACGAGAACCACTCGGTGCTCAACGCCGAACAGAACGGCTTCGCGCAGGAGATGCGCAGCGGCGAGCTGGACTACACGGCGGGCCGCACCTACCCCGCCCAGTGGTTCGCCCCGGTCGTCCGCCCGCGGCTGGGCACCGGCTACTGGGGTCCGTTCCGGTCCGTGTACAACGACATCCAGTTCAACCTCACGCCGTGGACGGACTCGGGCGCCGGTCACTCGGGCGCCATGCCGGAGGACGAGTACGACACCACCTCCACCGCCTTCTACCAGGGCGACACCCTGATCAAGAAGGTCGCGGGCCGGGCCGGGTTCGCCTGGGACGTCGCGCCGGAGCGGCTGCCGTACCGGCTCGTGCTCGACTCCACCCGGGACGGCGAGGTGTGGAAGACGTCCACCCGTACCCACACCGAGTGGAACTTCGTCTCGGGCGCCCTGGACGAGAACGGCCCCTTCCAGGCCGACATCCCGATGCTCCAGCTGGACTACGCCGTCGACACCGACCTCGCCGGTGACGTGAAGGCGGGCCGGTGGACCGAGGTCGGGCTCTCCTCGGGCACGCAGGAGTGGCTGGACGGCGCGGTGAAGGCCACGAAGGCCTCGCTGTCGGTCAGCTACGACGACGGGAGGACCTGGGAGGCGGCGCAGCTGCGCAAGGACGCGGCCGGTTCCTGGACCGCCCGGTTCAAGACCCCGAAGAAGGCCGGTGGGTTCGTCTCGCTCAGGGCGCACGCCGAGGCGGCCGACGGGCTGGCCGTCGACCAGGAGATCATCCGGGCGTTCGGTCTGAAGTGA
- a CDS encoding urease subunit gamma, with amino-acid sequence MFLTPSDTEKLLLSVAGMVARDRLGRGVRLNYPEAVALLSCWAMERAREGARVSDLMSAGRNVLTRGDVLEGVPEMLHDVQVEATFPDGRKLVTITSPIP; translated from the coding sequence ATGTTTCTCACTCCGTCCGACACGGAGAAATTGCTGCTGAGTGTTGCCGGAATGGTCGCCCGTGACCGACTGGGCCGGGGCGTACGGCTCAATTACCCCGAGGCGGTCGCCCTGCTCTCCTGCTGGGCGATGGAACGCGCCCGCGAAGGGGCCCGCGTCAGTGATCTCATGAGCGCGGGAAGAAACGTTCTCACCCGCGGTGACGTGCTCGAAGGTGTTCCCGAGATGCTGCATGACGTTCAGGTCGAAGCGACCTTCCCGGACGGGCGCAAGCTCGTCACGATCACCTCGCCGATCCCATGA
- the pucD gene encoding xanthine dehydrogenase subunit D, giving the protein MGLTGNPTSINQGTRAKGGIGESTLRPDGTLKVTGEFAYSSDMWHEDMLWGHTLRSTLAHAEIVSIDTAEALATPGVYAVLTYDDLPASVKHYGLEIRDTPVLAHGKVRHHGEPVALVAADHPETARRAAAKIRIDYRELPVVTDEASATAPGAPLVHENRTDHHIGHVPHPNIVHRQPIVRGDADAAAARADVVVSGEYVFGMQDQAFLGPESGLAVPAEDGGVDLYIATQWLHSDRRQIAPVLGLPEEKVRMTLSGVGGAFGGREDLSMQIHACLLALRTGKPVKMVYNRFESFFGHVHRHPAKLWYEHGATRDGKLTHMKCRIVLDGGAYASASPAVVGNASSLGVGPYVVDDVDIEAIALYTNNPPCGAMRGFGAVQACFAYEAQMDRLAAELGMDPVEFRQLNAMEQGSVLPTGQVVDSPAPVAELLRRVKARPLPPERQWEVAGEQPDVRALPGGLSNTTHGEGVVRGVGYAVGLKNVGFSEGFDDYSTARVRMEVINGEPVATVHTAMAEVGQGGVTVHAQIARTELGVARVTIHPADTAVGSAGSTSASRQTYVTGGAVKHSCEAVREKVLEMGRRKFGTYHPAWATAELLLEGGKVVTDGGEVLADLVDVLEDEAVDIELEWRHRPTEAFDLRTGQGNGHVQYSFAAHRAVVEVDTELGLVKVVELACAQDVGKALNPLSVEGQIQGGTTQGLGVAVMEEILVDPRTAKVRNPSFTDYLIPTILDTPSIPVDVLELADDHAPYGLRGVGEAPTLSSTPAVLAAIRDATGLELNRTPVRPEHLTGT; this is encoded by the coding sequence ATGGGCCTCACCGGAAACCCCACCAGCATCAACCAGGGCACCCGCGCCAAGGGCGGCATCGGCGAGTCCACCCTCCGCCCCGACGGCACCCTGAAGGTCACCGGGGAGTTCGCGTACTCCTCCGACATGTGGCACGAGGACATGCTCTGGGGCCACACGCTGCGCTCCACGCTCGCGCACGCCGAGATCGTCTCCATCGACACCGCGGAGGCGCTCGCCACGCCCGGCGTGTACGCCGTCCTCACCTACGACGACCTGCCGGCGTCGGTGAAGCACTACGGCCTGGAGATCCGGGACACCCCCGTCCTGGCCCACGGCAAGGTCCGCCACCACGGCGAACCCGTGGCGCTCGTGGCCGCCGACCACCCGGAGACGGCCCGCCGCGCCGCCGCGAAGATCAGGATCGACTACCGCGAGCTGCCCGTCGTCACCGACGAGGCGTCGGCGACCGCCCCCGGCGCCCCCCTCGTCCACGAGAACCGCACCGACCACCACATCGGGCACGTGCCCCACCCCAACATCGTCCACCGCCAGCCCATCGTCCGCGGCGACGCGGACGCGGCAGCGGCCCGCGCCGATGTCGTGGTGAGCGGCGAGTACGTCTTCGGCATGCAGGACCAGGCGTTCCTCGGCCCCGAGTCCGGCCTGGCCGTGCCCGCCGAGGACGGCGGCGTCGACCTGTACATCGCCACCCAGTGGCTGCACTCCGACCGGCGCCAGATCGCCCCCGTCCTCGGCCTGCCCGAGGAGAAGGTCCGCATGACGCTCTCCGGCGTCGGCGGCGCCTTCGGCGGACGCGAGGACCTGTCGATGCAGATCCACGCCTGCCTGCTCGCCCTGCGCACCGGCAAGCCCGTCAAGATGGTCTACAACCGCTTCGAGTCCTTCTTCGGACACGTCCACCGCCACCCGGCGAAGCTCTGGTACGAGCACGGCGCCACCCGCGACGGCAAGCTGACCCACATGAAGTGCCGCATCGTGCTGGACGGCGGGGCCTACGCCTCCGCGTCCCCGGCCGTGGTCGGCAACGCCTCCTCGCTCGGCGTCGGTCCGTACGTCGTCGACGACGTGGACATCGAGGCCATCGCGCTCTACACCAACAACCCGCCGTGCGGCGCCATGCGCGGCTTCGGCGCGGTCCAGGCGTGCTTCGCCTACGAGGCCCAGATGGACCGGCTCGCCGCCGAACTGGGCATGGACCCGGTCGAGTTCAGGCAGCTCAACGCCATGGAACAGGGCTCCGTCCTGCCGACCGGACAGGTCGTCGACTCGCCCGCCCCGGTCGCCGAACTGCTGCGCCGGGTCAAGGCCAGGCCGCTGCCGCCCGAACGGCAGTGGGAGGTGGCCGGCGAGCAGCCCGACGTACGGGCCCTGCCCGGCGGGCTGTCCAACACCACCCACGGCGAGGGCGTCGTGCGCGGCGTCGGCTACGCGGTCGGCCTGAAGAACGTCGGCTTCTCCGAGGGCTTCGACGACTACTCCACCGCCCGGGTGCGGATGGAGGTCATCAACGGGGAACCCGTCGCGACCGTCCACACCGCCATGGCCGAGGTCGGGCAGGGCGGCGTCACCGTGCACGCCCAGATCGCCCGCACCGAACTCGGCGTCGCCCGGGTCACCATCCACCCGGCCGACACCGCGGTCGGCTCGGCCGGCTCCACCTCCGCCTCCCGGCAGACCTACGTCACCGGCGGCGCGGTGAAGCACTCCTGCGAGGCCGTCCGCGAGAAGGTCCTGGAGATGGGCCGCCGCAAGTTCGGCACGTACCACCCCGCGTGGGCCACCGCCGAACTGCTCCTGGAGGGCGGCAAGGTCGTCACCGACGGCGGCGAGGTCCTGGCCGACCTGGTGGACGTGCTGGAGGACGAGGCGGTCGACATCGAGCTGGAGTGGCGCCACCGGCCCACCGAGGCGTTCGACCTGCGCACCGGACAGGGCAACGGCCACGTCCAGTACTCCTTCGCCGCTCACCGCGCGGTCGTCGAGGTCGACACCGAACTGGGCCTGGTCAAGGTCGTCGAACTGGCCTGTGCCCAGGACGTCGGCAAGGCGCTCAACCCGCTCTCCGTCGAGGGCCAGATCCAGGGCGGCACCACCCAGGGCCTGGGCGTCGCCGTCATGGAGGAGATCCTCGTCGACCCGAGGACCGCGAAGGTGCGCAACCCCTCCTTCACGGACTACCTGATCCCCACCATCCTCGACACCCCGAGCATCCCGGTCGACGTGCTCGAACTCGCCGACGACCACGCCCCGTACGGGCTGCGCGGCGTCGGCGAGGCCCCCACCCTGTCGTCGACCCCGGCCGTCCTCGCGGCGATCCGGGACGCGACGGGACTGGAGCTGAACAGGACGCCGGTACGCCCCGAGCACCTCACCGGAACCTGA
- a CDS encoding urease subunit alpha, whose translation MARMTRAAYAALYGPTTGDRVRLADTDLWIEIEEDRCFGGDEAVFGGGKSIRESMAQSTASRADGALDLVITNVVVLDHWGVVKTDVGVRDGRIVALGRSGNPDISDGVHPDLVIGPGTDVISGEGRILTAGAVDTHVHFLMPETLHEALATGTTTVIGGGTGATEGSKATTVTPGARHLAMMYRSLDRVPLNVMLFAKGSTVGEEALREAALAGAGGYKVHEDWGATPAAIDAALRAADTYGLQVALHADSLNEAGYVEGTLDAIAGRSIHVFHAEGAGGGHAPDIITVASHPHILPASTNPTLPHTVNTVAEHLDMLMVCHHLNPRVPEDLAFAESRIRATTIAAEDVLHDIGALSITSSDAQAMGRIGEVVCRTWQVAHTMKQRFGDRGSELPADNERARRYVAKYTICPAVAHGIDHVVGSVEPGKLADLVLWDPAFFGIRPAAVVKGGMVVYAPLGDANAAIPTTQPVLLRPTAAADAAPHLSVGFVAPAALADGLAERLGIVRELVAVKPTRHLTKADLPNNTALPDIDVDPETFAIRIDGEPVEPAPATELPLAQRYSMF comes from the coding sequence ATGGCACGCATGACCCGCGCCGCCTACGCGGCGCTGTACGGCCCCACCACCGGCGACCGCGTCCGCCTCGCCGACACCGACCTCTGGATCGAGATCGAGGAGGACCGCTGCTTCGGCGGCGACGAGGCCGTGTTCGGCGGCGGCAAGTCCATCCGCGAATCCATGGCCCAGTCCACCGCCTCGCGCGCCGACGGCGCCCTCGACCTCGTCATCACCAACGTCGTCGTCCTCGACCACTGGGGCGTCGTCAAGACCGACGTCGGCGTACGGGACGGGCGGATCGTCGCCCTCGGCCGCTCCGGCAACCCCGACATCAGCGACGGCGTCCACCCCGACCTGGTGATCGGCCCCGGCACCGACGTGATCTCCGGCGAGGGCCGCATCCTCACCGCCGGGGCCGTCGACACCCACGTCCACTTCCTCATGCCGGAGACCCTGCACGAGGCCCTCGCCACCGGCACCACCACCGTCATCGGCGGCGGCACCGGCGCCACCGAGGGCTCCAAGGCCACCACCGTCACCCCCGGCGCCCGGCACCTGGCGATGATGTACCGGTCGCTGGACCGCGTCCCGCTCAACGTCATGCTCTTCGCCAAGGGCTCCACCGTCGGCGAGGAGGCCCTGCGCGAGGCGGCGCTCGCCGGGGCCGGCGGCTACAAGGTCCACGAGGACTGGGGCGCCACCCCCGCCGCCATCGACGCCGCGCTGAGGGCCGCCGACACCTACGGCCTCCAGGTCGCCCTGCACGCCGACAGCCTCAACGAGGCGGGCTACGTCGAAGGCACCCTCGACGCCATCGCCGGACGCTCCATCCACGTCTTCCACGCCGAGGGCGCGGGCGGCGGCCACGCGCCCGACATCATCACCGTCGCCTCCCACCCCCACATCCTCCCCGCCTCCACCAACCCGACGCTCCCGCACACCGTCAACACCGTCGCCGAACACCTCGACATGCTGATGGTCTGCCACCACCTCAACCCGCGCGTCCCCGAGGACCTCGCCTTCGCGGAGTCCCGCATCCGCGCCACCACCATCGCCGCCGAGGACGTCCTGCACGACATCGGCGCCCTCTCCATCACCTCCTCCGACGCCCAGGCCATGGGCCGCATCGGCGAGGTCGTCTGCCGCACCTGGCAGGTCGCCCACACCATGAAGCAGCGCTTCGGCGACCGCGGCAGCGAACTGCCCGCCGACAACGAACGCGCCCGCCGCTACGTCGCCAAGTACACGATCTGCCCCGCCGTGGCCCACGGCATCGACCACGTCGTCGGCTCCGTCGAACCGGGCAAACTGGCCGACCTGGTGCTGTGGGACCCCGCCTTCTTCGGCATCCGCCCCGCCGCCGTCGTCAAGGGCGGCATGGTGGTGTACGCCCCGCTCGGCGACGCCAACGCCGCGATCCCCACCACCCAGCCCGTCCTGCTGCGCCCCACCGCGGCCGCCGACGCCGCCCCGCACCTCTCGGTCGGCTTCGTCGCCCCGGCCGCCCTGGCCGACGGACTGGCCGAACGGCTCGGGATCGTACGGGAACTGGTGGCCGTGAAACCCACCCGCCACCTCACCAAGGCGGACCTGCCGAACAACACGGCGCTCCCGGACATCGACGTCGACCCGGAGACCTTCGCCATCCGGATCGACGGAGAGCCCGTCGAGCCCGCCCCCGCCACCGAACTGCCGCTGGCCCAGCGGTACTCCATGTTCTGA
- a CDS encoding XdhC/CoxI family protein — translation MLDIAEELGRWVGQGRDFAVATVVAVGGSAPRQPGAALAVDRDGTAIGSVSGGCVEGAVYELCGQALEDGVAVRERFGYSDEDAFAAGLTCGGVIDILVVPVRADDPARPVFAAAFAAAARGEAAAVARITDGPAELLGRPLLVRPDGSYEGGLGGHPELDRTAAADARAMLDAGRTGSVTVGADGSRCGRPLTLFVESSAPPPRMIVFGAIDFASALVRAGKFLGYHVTLCDARPVFATRARFPEADEVVVDWPHRYLATADVDARTVLCVLTHDAKFDVPLLELALRLPVGYVGAMGSRRTHLERNERLREAGVTELELAGLHSPIGLDLGARTPEETALSIVAEIVAERRGGSGLPLRGAHTPIHHETGEPPTAVITSVA, via the coding sequence ATGCTGGACATCGCCGAAGAGCTCGGCCGGTGGGTCGGGCAGGGACGCGACTTCGCCGTGGCCACCGTCGTGGCGGTCGGCGGCAGCGCGCCCCGGCAGCCGGGGGCGGCGCTCGCCGTCGACCGCGACGGCACCGCGATCGGGTCGGTCTCCGGCGGGTGCGTGGAGGGCGCGGTGTACGAGCTGTGCGGGCAGGCGCTGGAGGACGGCGTCGCGGTGCGCGAACGGTTCGGCTACAGCGACGAGGACGCCTTCGCGGCCGGACTGACCTGCGGCGGCGTCATCGACATCCTGGTGGTGCCGGTCCGGGCGGACGACCCCGCCCGGCCGGTGTTCGCCGCCGCGTTCGCCGCCGCCGCACGGGGGGAGGCGGCGGCGGTCGCCCGGATCACCGACGGGCCCGCGGAACTCCTCGGCCGTCCGCTGCTGGTCCGCCCCGACGGCTCGTACGAGGGCGGGCTCGGCGGCCATCCGGAACTGGACCGCACGGCGGCCGCCGACGCCCGCGCGATGCTGGACGCGGGCCGCACCGGCTCCGTCACCGTCGGCGCGGACGGCTCGCGCTGCGGACGGCCGCTCACCCTGTTCGTCGAGTCGAGCGCCCCGCCGCCCCGGATGATCGTCTTCGGGGCCATCGACTTCGCCTCGGCCCTGGTGCGGGCCGGGAAGTTCCTCGGTTACCACGTCACCCTGTGCGACGCCCGCCCGGTGTTCGCCACGCGGGCCCGCTTCCCCGAGGCCGACGAGGTGGTCGTCGACTGGCCGCACCGCTACCTCGCCACGGCCGACGTCGACGCGCGCACCGTCCTGTGCGTCCTCACCCACGACGCCAAGTTCGACGTCCCCCTGCTGGAACTGGCCCTGCGGCTGCCGGTCGGCTACGTCGGGGCGATGGGGTCGCGCCGCACCCACCTGGAACGCAACGAGCGGCTGCGCGAGGCCGGCGTCACCGAACTGGAACTGGCCGGGCTGCACTCGCCGATCGGCCTCGACCTGGGCGCCCGCACCCCGGAGGAGACGGCGCTCTCGATCGTCGCGGAGATCGTCGCCGAACGGCGCGGCGGCAGCGGCCTGCCGCTCAGGGGCGCGCACACCCCGATCCACCACGAGACGGGCGAACCGCCGACCGCGGTGATCACGTCCGTGGCCTGA